The genomic region GCAGGGTAAGGAGCTGATTTTCAGACAGTCCACCCACAGTGAGACTTCAATGCTAATTATACTGCATTGCAGGTTGTGCTAGAGCAAAGGTTCCCTCCTTGGGGCACATCCAAACCCTGTGAGCTGACCCAGGGGAACAGGGATGACTCAGACATAGGCAGTACAGACAAACCTCactcctctcccctgccctgcaaggggtgggcagggggagcACTGCACCCATCCCTGTGATTTCCAGGTCACGCAACCCCTGTGGTTGCCTGACTTCTTCAGCTCCACACATCCAGTGCTAACAGCTGCCTTACGCAGAAGTAACCAGATGAGACCTTTCCTCTCTGGGAAATATGCAGACATCTAATTCTCATCAAACCTGAATTAACAGCCTTGGAATATTTAACTGAGTAATTCTTGAGTGTCAAACAAAACTCCACAAATATTTCATTCCCAAGACCTCATAAACCGTTGGGATTTGAGCTCAGCTTTTATTGTGCTCATCTCTGTCTATCCCCAAGGGCTGCCCTCCCTGGGGCAAGAAGCTCAGAGGACAAAGAGGTATATGGAAGCCAGGAGCAGTGTCTGGCGATGATTTTGTCTCAGGTGTgctggcagagccagcagggtTGCAGACTTGCTAGGGTGCAATTCTTGTGAGCCCCACTCCCATAGGTAAGGAGCAGGAGGACCAACTGGGAGACCAGTGACTTTCAATTTGCATGTTTCTTCCCCCATGACTCACATGTGTGGATAGTCTGTTATTTTCCTGCCTGACTCCCCAGGCCGGTGCAAGGCCCTTTCATGGCAGTGAGGTCACCCAAAGATTCAGTGTCAAGCACCTGCAGTTAGTCTGTAGGTGCCTAGGGTGGGATGTCCTCTCAGTGGTGCATTTTCCTCCCTCTTATTCCTTCTCATCCCAGAAAccactttctctctccttcctaaagctctttctcctcttcataAGGGCATGTGTCCTCTCTGCTTTGATGGTGGGAAGTTGCATTGCAAAGCTTTGGTGGGCAAGAGGAAGACTTTTGTTGACAAACAAGTCCCATCTCAGTCTGTCATGCCTGcaggctcccagctccaaggGCTCTGTCTCTTTTCCTGTCTGGCTCCAGGACACATGTCCCCAAGCACTCTGGCCATGAGTCCTTGCCCCAGCAAGCAGGGATGAGGGAATGCTGCCTGCTGAGGCTAGCTCACCCTTCTGGTGTTGTCCTCAGCTTGGCACCCAGATGCTGGGGTGGGACATACCTTTTGCAACCTAGCAAAAGCACAAGCAGTGAATATGTCTCTTCATCCTGTCCCACTGTTATGAGTCACCAGGATGTTTCTCTTCTCACCTTTATGTGCAGAGGAGCCAGAGAGATGTGCTGGGATCTTGTTGGCCTAGCAATCATTCAGCCACCATCAGTCCCTCCATCCCTGTCACCAGCCTCATGCTCATTAGGGCTTCCACTCCTAATGATCCCACTTGTTTGCTACTCACACCAGTCTTCCCTTTTGCATAACAATCCTCTATGCTTCTCTATtttatccaacttaaaccatgacttcattcttcctccccaaCTCCTCCATCCCCAAAGAACCCATCAGCGCACAAAATGCTCACTGGCTGCTTCTATCAGCTTCTCCAAAAAGGCAGACAAACTTGAGCAAGACAATTTGCCACATGGGGTGGTGCAGATTAGGGTTTTCCCATGGTTATAGGCACCACAAAGAGGAGGTTGATGCCCCCACAGATGTGACCCTGCAATGGGGAACTATCACCCACCATGCACTGTcatttctgtcatttctgcTGGTGCAGCTGACTTCACCAAAGCAaaggacagaagaaagaaaatgaaggcaaaTAGAGATCTACAGGAAGCAAtgagtgctgcaggaggaagataTCGAGTGACAACAGAGAGAAGGTTTTGTCCAAGCACATGAGCAGTTGAGGCAAAATAGGAGGTAAACAGCAGACATGAAATTCTACATAAGCAGGCATGGACAAGGGGTTGCTTTTGGGCTAAGCTCCAAGCTTTTCTGAGAAATGTTTCTGCCACTGCACTTAGAAGCTGGAACTCGGCAATGCTGGGACCAAATCCCAGGATCCAGCTATTTCCCTCCATGTGCATCCTTTCATCCACTAAGCATTATTTATCATCTCAGTCTTGGTATGTAGTTCCTTGTTTTGAACTAGTGCCTTTGGCTGCATTGTCTTTGCACGAATCTGTATTTTTAAGGCTTGATCAGCAGGTCTGTGAGGTCCTGCCCTGGGCAAGAGCTGGCTGGGGGGAATATGTGGTGGAATTAATTCAGGACAGCTCTTGAGCTGGGAGCCAAGATGACATGACTCCCAGCTGGGTGTCACAGCACCCATGGGAGACAGAGTGCCAGATCCAGAACAGAGAGACCTGCAGGGCACTGAAGCCCTCCTTTCCCCAGTTCTGTCTGCACTAAGGTACCACAATTAACAAGTCAAATCAAGGACTTGTGTGGGTTTTAATCTCCTTTGAGACACCAGATCTTCAGAAAAATAGTCTGTAGAACCTCACTGGTGGAGTAATCCTGTGAAAAGCCACATACTAGCTGTCATTATTCTTTCCCCCTGCTCCATTCAGGACTGTCCTACACAGCAGACTGGTGGAAGACAGTTGCACAAGCCCCATATGCCTACTGCTCTCTAACAAAGCTTTTGCTGGAAATCCAATGGCTTTCCTTATTGTAGTGTTCAGAGTTTTGCATCCCATCTTTGCAGACAATTTCTGGAGCTGGAATAAATACATCTGAGCAGTTCTTGGAAGAGGACTGAGAAACCACACCTGGTGCTTGGACTGCTGAGCAATTCCCAGAAAAAATTTCTCTACATTAAGAGCATTCCTGTGAAGATCTCTTGAGCAACCAGCTGAACTTGGTCAAAGTCTTTTGAAAATCAACATGCTTTCAAGGTCAGCTTATTCACTCCTTATAAACTCTCATAAGCCTTATGCAAAATGTCAAACTaccaaagagaagaaagatttAAATACCCATGGAAGATTCTTATTCTCCCCTCCGTTAGCTGAAAAGGTTTTGCTTGATGATATATGGCATCTTGGAAAGAGACTTTATTCAATGCCTGACATCTTTTTCCAGAGACACCTGCATCCTTTCCCTCTAAAATAATCTATTTTCCAATTCTCTAGTGTGTTCGAATGAAGTCTTGGGTCCAGTCTTTGGGAAGAGCTCAGTATGGAACTcattgtgctgtcactggggtCAGAGACAGAGTTATTCTTATCCTCAGACTTACCAGCTCACAAGCATGGGACCTGCAGGTCTTCTGCTCAGCATCAGAGGAAATCTCCCTGGTAAGCACTAGTTCAGCTTTTGCTCTTACCTCAGTATCTGCATGCCACAAAAGGAAATTGTAGTTTGTTCTTTGCATTCTTATTATGACATTTATATATCTTTCCTGATAGCTTTAACGCCAGTTTGAGCAACCACCGTGCTTGGTGTCTCTGAGAAACATTAGGATGCCTCTTTGTGCAACACCTCTAATCAGTCAGGTCTCAGCACATTTGGGTTCCTGAATGTTTGTATGTCCAGAGGAAATCTGGATGAGCCTGCACCATGTTTCACATTGCAGGTATCCCTCTTTCTCTAACAGGGCTGAGGATACTACTGTGGTCATGGGCTGCTGGACAAGGAGGGTGCACATCCAGGGTGGGATGGTACTCCCTGAGCCATCATACTGAGCTAGCACAGGAACGTGGGTATATTCAGCTCACATTTTCATAGGGTCAGACCAGAAAATGCCACATCTGCACATATGCATGTCTGTGTGCATGCAGCAGCTcagaacaaaacatttctgctgcttcaTGAAAACATTCAGCCAGATGCAGACACATCACATGCCTCACTGGTACCTGAGTTGTCTCGGTTTGTGTCAGTCTGTAGTTATTTGTGCAACGCTGTTGTAAAGAGTAAGAATAAAAAGCCTAATGCTCGAGGTATGGTTTTGTCCTGGTGTATCTTAGGAATTTTCTACTCTTCATTGTCACCCATAAAACATTGGGTGAGTTTGGAGTAGGATGACCATCCAAAGGAACATCTCACAAGAAGTACACTTCTGCCTTTCTTCCCTGATGCCATCCATCCTCCTTAGCTCCTCCTGAGATATTGCTGCAAAGTGCAGGGAAAATACCTTTTTGGAATGCCAACCTTTTGTGTTCCCACCTCCTCAAGGGAACAGGCAATAAGTCTACTCCTGCAGGAAGTCCTCCTTAATCAGGTGCTTGCTATAGGGCAGTAAGAGAGGTTTCTAGGTTGAGAAAGCTACCCTCAGGCTGGTCACAGCAAACCACACACTTACATCAGGCCAGtgtggagctgagcagcagaaacTAATTtttcaaacaacaaaaaaaagaaccctCTTGTGCCAGTAACAAGCTGCCTCCAGAGCAAGTTACCCCTCCACACCAAAGGCACTAGGAACACCAGAAGACTCAGGATATGATGTAGAATGACTTTAATGAGAAGGAGAATAAACCAGTTCAGAGTATGCATAGAGCATTTCCAGCGCTTGGTAAAGGAACAGATAAATCCCACTCTGGGACATGCTGACCCCTACAAGGTGTTTGTCTGCCCCATCACCCCGTGACTATCATCTTCCATCTACAGCCTGCTATAAGCATTTTcgcccagccagcagcaaatGCTGTGTAGCACTGCAGGGTGTGACACCTACATGGAAATATAAAGGCTTAGCTAGAGAAAGGTGTACAGAGGCACAATCTCAAGTGACAAGCTCACATggctcccttcccttttccacaGCTGGGAAAGCCACGGGCATTTCCTTAGTCCTCTTCCCAAATCTTGGTCCTgtgctttttccttcctgatgTGGCTGCTTTGCTGGCATCGGCAGGAGGGGCTGACCGCCGGGGACAATCCTACAGTCCGCTGCCCAAGCACAGCAGTCCTGCCTTCCCAAGCCCCCGAGAACTGCCAGAGGCCACGGGAACCCCACAGCACCGGAGGTAGCTCCCAATTGCCGCCGACGCTGTGGACCCCACCGTCGTATTTTGCGGGTAAGAGCTGAGGATGGGCCCGGGCAGGGTGACCACAACAGTAGGGGGCTGGATGACGGCAGTGGAGTCCCCACAGCGGCGGAAGCAGGGCTGGTTGCAGCTGGTGGCCAGTGGCCGGGGACCACAAGAGGAGGGCAGGCACAAGTCGTAGCAGGACATCGCTCAGCAAGGACGTACACCTGAAAGCCAGAACCAGAGTGTAAATGCGAGGCAGAGGCTGGTCCATCGCTGCTGAGACGTCTCACAGTAAGAGGTGTGGGAAAGTACGGATGGTTTAGAAACCTCAGAGAAAGACTTTCCAAatgggcaggagccagcttCCCCATTCCCTCTCCCTGTATCCCACCCTGGAGATAGTACTGAGTTTGGTTTGAATTGCATGTCTGGGGAAACTGGAGGCACCAGAAGCTGAAAGCAGATCCACCCCTGCACACTGCCTGCCTTTGAGCTGGCAGCAAAACTTCAGCTAGCAAAATGCTGGCTGAGGTGCATCTAGTTGTAGCAAAACTCACTAAATCCATGCAAGACTGAGCTGGACTTGACATGAGCTAAGCTACCCCATCTCAAAATATACGGGACCTTGGATGTCCTTCCACACACAAAGACACGCTGAGCCCTGCAACCTGGGCATGTGCATGTTGCACACGTGCAGGTTTTCTTCAGCAAGGAAAACCATGCAGGATGCACCAGGCTACATGGTTATGTATCCTACAAGCCCTGCATCCTAGAACCCCTTGCACGCCTCATTTTGGAGCAGAAGGAAACCCTTCCCTGCAATCCTCCACAGGCAGGAAGGAATCAGGTAACAAGCCCTGAACGCTGGTAGAGAACCAGACTAAAGGCATGGGTCAAAACAACAGCTCAGTGGGGAGGAAACGGAGCCCAATTCAACTTACCCAGACAGaggcagcagcggcagcagagAGCGGGTGGTGGAGTCAGGTGCCACATGGGATTTTATAGGGTGCCTCATCTCCCCAGGGGTGGGCACATACCTTCTGCCTGAAACTCTCCAACAACCAGCAGTTTTCTCTTGGAAATTTCCCCCAGCTGATTAAACAGTTCCCTCTTTCATCTCTCATGTTTTGCTTCCATTTAATATTGAGTAAGATTGAAATGATTCTGGCTAGAGGCATTAATTACCTTCCCAAAGTACATTTACCTAAGGCCAAAGTACATTTTAGGTCTTACAGCACCAGGCAGAAGAGTGTTTTGGCAGAATTCAGGGCAGGCACATGCCCCAGTACATCACTCCCACCTTCCTCCAAGCACAAACAATTCAGCTCCCCAGTGCACCTGAAGTGAGCTCAGGGGTGCAGGCACAACACAACAAACCTACATTTGTAGGTAGATGCTCTCACTGATGACAGGAAAACCAGAGGGCCACCTTGCCACTCCAAGGGTACTGGGGGACCACACACAGCTGGCAGAGAAATGCTGGAGTTGCCCTAGCTGCCCAGGTACCTACAGAcatttaaggaagaaattctttacagtaagggtggttagacactggaacaagttgcccagggaagtcatggatgccccctacctggaagtgttcaagctAGATTGATTGGAATcctgagcaacatggtctagaagatgtctctgcccatggcagtgctgttggaactagatggtctttaaagtcccttcaaacccaaaccattctatggttccatgactTAGACATGGGGTCTTGAGCTAGCTCAGGATGAGCAGATTGTTAATGTTTTTGGACCCACTTAGAGGATTTTGCCTGGTTTTGTTATTCCTCACATCAGGGGTAAGAATTCTTCTTGGAAGATACATCAGATTTTTGAAGCAAAGTAATTATGGGCTCTGGAGTCCATTCCTGAAGGTGATACACAACAAACCTGACTGAATTTGCAGAGTAAGGTGATTTCCAAGGTCAAGAGCCTTTCCATCCTGCTCTTCACAGCCAGAGGTTCACAGCTAAGCTTCCTTATGATAAAGTGGCATTCTCAAGACATTTTTAATTGCAGGATGCAGTGTGACACCTGATTGCCTTGCCAAACGCCTGTCAGCTGCTAAACAGCAGGGGAGTCACAAAAGTCCCAAACTGCACTTAAACATGAATCACTTGCACACTGGCAAGAGGGAGTTGCTGACGTGGTCCCAAGCAAGGCAATGAGCCATCAGGCTCCAGGGGCAAGGAAAGTTTGAAGAAGTCTTTTCATTTCATGCTGGTAGAGCCCAGATGGAGGCACAAACATCACCTGCCCTGGAATAAACCATGGCAGTACTGGAGAACATGTACTATGCATGTGTGGAGCTGGGAGTTGTCAACGTTGCTGATAGAGACATGCCTTACAGGGTTTTGGGGGTCATTCTAGTTCCTAGGGTGACTTGGCCTTGCAGATCCATGGTTGGTAGCACTGAATTTTCCCTGGTGACACCTTCCTGTCCTGTCTGTCAGGGGAAAAAGCCTTTCAGAGATGCTGGTGTCAGGCCTAGCTATTTTCAACACCATtctggaaggggaaagagaaaatcaTCTTTTCCAAGGTGCAGCAGAGGACACATGCTTCAGACAGAAAATGACCTTACAGCCTGCTGGAGTAatgaggaggctgtggggtcaTCACAACCTCCTAAAAGGCAATTAGATGAGCAAGAAAAGATGAGGCTTTATTGTAAGCTTTACCTTACTGCTTTTTGCTCACTTTTGAATAACGATGCCACAGTTGCACCTTGGACACACAGCCCAAGAATTAAATTCCTCTTCTGCCAGtcagattttctttgttttcactaATTATGTTCCATCACTTGGGGGGTTTTGTGCCTTTGTGCACTCCTGTGACCCCAGAGAAAACACCTCTTCCTGTGGGACTCCCTTCCAGACACAGGCTGGGATCTTCTATTTGCAGTCTCATACTGTGTTTAGGTTTTGCAACCCAGTTCAAGTACTTGAGGTTATGCTCACGCTGGACCAGCCTGTCCCAGAAGAACATCCACAGATGCTTGGGGACTTCCTTTCCTAAGAGGAGCTATTTAACAGTACAGCTAAActttaaacaaatattttcctactggctttattaaaaatattcctttaGATCTTCAATGAGAAAAAGACACCTAAAGACCAGTTGTGGTCACCATGACAACAAATTAATTCACAAAACTGCTGTAGAACACTACACCCCTATATAACACTGCACCCCCATGTAACACTGCACCACTCCATAACACTGTGCTCTTATATAACGCTGCACCTCTATACAACAGGGCATTCCCGTAAAATACTGCTCTGCTACAGGACACTGCACCCCTCTGTAACACTGCTCTACTATATGAAACTTCATTCCTATACAGTACTGAGCTCCTGTGTAACACTGTACCCCTCTATAACTCTCCACGTGTGTTGGAGGACACAGTGGGAAGCTCTTCACCCTGTGGTTCTCTTCCCTTAGTAACATTTTGATTTCAACCAGACACCCTCCCAAGAAAACCAACCTCCCTGATGCTGTCATGTGAAAGGGGCGGGGCTGGGCGTGCAGGTAGGAGagaagctctgctcctgctcccgcCCCCGACCCGGCTCCCGCCTCTTCTCCCGCTCCTGCTCCGTCCACATGCAGGGAAGCAGCTCCCCTTGGATGTGTGCAGGTGCGtttcagcctctctgagcacagTGATATACAGGAGTGCAGTATTATAGAGGGGTGCAGTGTTACAGAGGGGTGTAGTGCTCTAAAGGAAACGCGGCACCCCCACCCTACCCCCCATAATGAGGCGTTGCCAGGAACACCCACGGACTATTTAAACGCCCCCAAGGAGCACCGGCAACCCAGGGCGCCGGGAACACTCAGCTTCTATATAACATTGCACCCCTATATAACACTGCACTGCCATATAACTGATCTCCTGCATAGCATTACACCCCTATATAATGCTCCACCCCTACATAACACCGCACTCCTCTACAATACTGTGCTCCCATACGACATTGCACCCCTATACAACACCGCACGCCAATGTAACGCTGGGATCCTGTACAACACTGTGCTGCTGCGTAACACTGCACTGCCATGTAACACTGCACCCCTCTATACAGAAGGACAAATTGTGGCATTAAAACTATGGATCTGACTCAGTAGTTTTCAAATAAAAAGGCATAACTCagtttttgcttggttttaacTATAGAGAGTATTTATGCAAGCAAAGGATAAACAAACACATCTGTTTTGATAACAATCCAGTGAGTTTTAGGTTACTTAACACTATTAGAAATAGTACAGAATTTTTATGGAGAATACCAAAtctgcttttttaattttctaaacAACAACAATGACAAAAAGTTCTGACTTAAAAGATGGTTTtccaaaaactaaaaaaaaaaaaaaaaaagaaaaaaaagaaagaaaaatccatagAAAGCCTGTTGTGTGAAAGCAGCCACGTTGTTGACGTGTTTCATAAAGATAGGAATCTATCAATTATTATTTGTCTTGAAAGAAATACTTTCAGAAGAAATTTACCATCAATTTGTCATATTTGATCAGTAAAAGGCTCTACAGAATCAGCAATAAGCTATCTGATCTTTTCTAACCTGCAGTTTCTGCTCTGGCCTCTAACTATGCCACCTTGGAAAGGGTTACTCTGTTGTCAGTATAATTTGAAATGCTGTTTCTATTTAGTCACACTTCAATTGAAAATTTTCAACAAATTTTACATAATCTTAGCAGTTTCTTATCCCTggctaaaagaaaaagaggcttTGTTAACTTCTTGAAATTTAAACTTTGTATACCTACTTGCCTTCTATATATTCAGTCCTGAGCAGAAAGTAGCAATACTTATAAATGTAGTAATGAGTGGATCTTCACATTTTATAATGTGAATCCATGATTAAGAGATTCTTTGCTGTACAGATATAACCAGTAGGTTATCTAAGTCtacaaaattttattttctttttaattttttgaaaTATTTCCGCCAAAAAAATTATCTGCTAAAAGTGAATCTCATGGCATCCAGATGAAGCTAGGAGTAAATGAAGTACATACCTGTTTGTCACAGGGATGACTGGATTTTTATCATTGGTGACAATGTACTTGATTTATCTTTTGTGAGTTAAAATGAGTTTTGTCAGGATGGTTTCTTTGCATGGAAATTAGTTATGCTAAAACGTTAAGATACAAAGCAGAAGAGCCTGGGAATGTGTTCAGTAGAATACATTCTATTTTCATAACATTTTCAATTCAAGGATATGGTGACATTTTACAAATGAGCTGAGTCCTACACACCAAATTCTATCTCTGTTCTACAAACAGttgcagctgggagaagagacaagcTGATCCCCTTGGGACACCCTTCAACACTGATGGGCTACGTGTCCCCTTGCACACCTatgcccctgccctggtgcacaGTGACGAGACCTCCTGGAGGGGAGATGCCAGCCTCAGTGACGCTGTGGAGCATCAGCTCACTTGGAGACCCAGCAATTACAGGAGACATGTGAAGTGAAATTGGATCAcctgcagccccagggtggCACATGGCATCCAGAGTCtggctctccccagcagcactggctgggcTCTGAAGCCCTGAAGCACCCTGAGTCTGCCCTGGCAAGGACACAGGCAGCCGAGGGTGCTCCACAgttgtggtgaggagcagccacCCGGGTCTGTCTGCATTGAGGTGCTGCCTCCTGGCACAGGGGTGTCCTGCTTGCCTGTCAGCTACCTGGCAGTCATCCTAacatgttctgctgctggcagataGGCTGTGGCCCTGAGGCAAGCCCTGGGGGAGCAGGTGTTCCTTGGAGATGGGAAGCAGTGGGTCTGTGGCAGCTCCAAAATCTGCCTTTGTCTTTCAGGAGAAATTTTGGTGCAGGGCAAACTTCTACCCTCCAGAGACATCCAGTCCTTGAGTTGACAGAAGTTAAAATGCAGAGCAGTGAAACTGGAGTTGCAGAGTACTGCTGAGGCTgatgaagggaagggaaagagttGGTCATGGGCCATGTTTCTTCTTATGCCTTTGTCTGCAGAAAGAACGAGGGATGATGTTGCCGCACATCCTGGATCCATTGCAGAATTTAAGAAAATGGGTacaatgtttttgtttggtaAAATTCTCCCAGTTTGGTGGGAGAAAGTCATGTCTCAAGCAGAAAGTGCACATTCTCTGAAATGAGTAGAGGTTGGAAAAAGCAGTCCTTGTCCTTCTCCTAAATACCAGCATCTTCAAGAAGAAATCATTCCACTATGGTTTTCCACTCATTCATTAAACAAATCAGATCATTTTGACTTCCTGACATATGCCTTTTGTGTCCTctgtccccttctccaggcaaaGGACTCCTTTCAGTACATAGATCCATTCACACTCAGCAACTTGCCTTCTCTAAGtacctctttttatttcaagtCCCCTATCTCAGCAGGTTCCCAAGTCACATCCTGCTGCATTAGCCCCCAGGCCATGCAGCACTGCCCAAGGAGAGGCCTGCACCCACCACCCCTTCCCATTTCATCATCTGTAGCTGCAGGTGGGTGTTTCTCTGGGACTGTAATGCCTGTTCATTGAAACACTTGCCTTTTGTACAGGAAAACTCCTGCATCCCTCCTGCAGGGCACCAGGCTGACCAGGCACAGACATCCCCCTTTCccagggtggcagagctggccaAGCACCATGGCATCctctggcagcaggatgggacaAGGCTGATATTTTCTTGCAGCCTGATCACTGTTTCTGGCTCAGGAGTGGCTGGCAGAAggaggcagctcccagcctgtccccaaggGCACCTCCCCAAAGCACAGTTCCATTTCTTCCATGGCCTCAGGGAAAGTCAAAAAGCCAGTGCAGGCTTGCAGTGTCTGCAGCTAAGCCTGCCTCCAAGCCACAGCACTGCTTGATCACATTCTTATCTGTGGAAAGAAGGAGTAGGAGTGGAGAAGGCACCTGCAAAGCTGGCACAACACGTTTTCCCAGCTGTGTCAAAGCACAGACATGCTCTGGGAAATGCAAGGCTTTCCTCTCTGCATGACTACTGGGATTTCAGCAGTTAAAAACCTCCCAGCAGGCAGGGGGTTCTACCTCTTTCCTCTTCATCTTGCAGATCACCCTCTACCCTGCCAGGAACCTCCACTGtgagcactgctgcaggcagaatcTACCAACATGCAATAGCTGTGACATCCTCAGAAGACTCATGGTGATGGCTCAGCAAGACACGGCTTTGTCCAGCAATGGCTTTTGGCTCCCATAGGCACAACGGGGATGCCCAGGGCTTGTGTGTGAGATGCAGAAATTAATAAATTGGCtgaca from Indicator indicator isolate 239-I01 chromosome 5, UM_Iind_1.1, whole genome shotgun sequence harbors:
- the LOC128967315 gene encoding beta-keratin-related protein-like, with the protein product MSCYDLCLPSSCGPRPLATSCNQPCFRRCGDSTAVIQPPTVVVTLPGPILSSYPQNTTVGSTASAAIGSYLRCCGVPVASGSSRGLGKAGLLCLGSGL